tcatctcgtctgatcttataccataatgcaccgcataccgggcatgcgttcagatccttgtacgcaccgcggaagaggatgcagtcattagggcatgcatgtatcttctgcacctccaatcctagagggcatacgaccttctttgctgcgtatgtactgtcgggcaattcgttatcctttggaagcttcttcttcaatatttttagtagcttctcaaatcctttgtcaggcacagcattctctgccttccactgcagcaattccagtacggtaccgagctttgtgttgccatcttcgcaattggggtacaacccttttttgtggtcctctaacatgcgatcgaacttcagcttctccttttgactttcgcattgcgtccttgcatcgacaatgacccgacggagatcatcatcatcgggcacatcgtctggttcctcttgatcttcagtagcatcaccgtattcagggggcacatagttgtcatcgtactcttcttcttcgccgtcttccatcataacccctatttctccgtgcctcgtccaaacattatagtgtggcatgaaacccttgtaaagcaggtgggtgtggaggattttccggtcagagtaagacttcgtattcccacatatagggcatggacaacacataaacccattctgcttgtttgcctcagccacttcgagaaaatcatgcacgcccttaatgtactcggaggtgtgtcttgaaccgtacatccattgccggttcatctgcatgcattatatataattaagtgtgtcaaaaatcattacagaacatcatgaagagataattaagtgaccaaattaatagaagttcatcatcacattaaaaccaaagtacatacatagttctcatctaacaacataaagctctgcagagcatctaaattaattaaaccatacactgaaactatgtaaaacatttcaatgcgaaaacaaatgcgatcataatcgcaaccaatgtaacaactgatccaacggtataatgataccaagcctcggtatgaatggcatattttctaatctttctaatcttcaagcgcattgcatccatcttgatcttgtgatcatcgacgacatccgcaacatgcaactccaatatcatcttctcctcctcaatttctctaattttttccttcaacaaattgttttcttcttcaactaaatttaacctctcgacaatagggtcggttggaatttccggttcaacaacctcctagataaataaaatctatgtcacgttggtcggcataattgtcataaacaataaatgaaccaatagttatgaaaagataatatataccacatctgaatcatagacaggacgagggccgatgggggcggataccaaaaccatcgcactatataagatgcaataataaaagtaagaaaattatacaagtatctatataaatatacaagtaagattttttttcctttcagaaagaagataagaacaagaggctcaccacggtggtgtcggcgacgagatcggggcgggcgatcgacggcgatgaagaggggacgggacgtgacggaccgctaaacctagacaaatattgaggaaaatggagcttggaggtcgaggttggagaggagaaagcttaagtagtgtggctcgggcattccatcgaacacctcgtgtgcataggaggtgagctagagcaccacaaagctctcccctcgccggccacgaagaacagagcactgggagtgctctgctcgcgggcgaggggtagatataggcaactaattggtcccggttcgtgccacgaaccgggactaaagggcagcctttggtcccggttcactccaacaaccgggaccaatggttgtgggccaggagcgaggcgcattggtaccggttcgtcccaccaaccggaaccaataggtccagccgaaccgggaccaatggcccacgtggcccagccggcccccggggctcacgaaccgggtccaatgcccccattggtcccggttctggattgaaccgggactaatgggctgacccggcctggaccattgcccccttttctactactgTATGAGACTGCAGAAATGATATAATCTTTAACGGAAAAAAATTCATCAACTTTTTGCAGGTTATATACAGAGTCGTTGTTTGGATCCGTACATGGTTATTACTCACTCATGCGGACTCCAGGAAGCTTTTGCCTATTGGGTGCAATCGACGGAAGATGGTAGCACGGGTTATCTCTACAACTGCTTTGTATGGCGATCCAATAGTAGGATATGTGTTTAGTCATCTTGGCCTATTTTTCGCCGGTTGTGGCAGTTCTTTTAGTCTTTGTTGGTTTTATGCTCCTTTTGTGagccttttctgaacttgagacttTGTTTGGAAACTTCAAttcaataaaatggctgcatgcatcgcgaGAGGTTATATTTTTATTTAAATATGCCTATACACCTATCTTATTGTTGGACCGCCATGCAAACCCGTGCTACTGTCTCCCATCAATTGCACCCATAAGCCATATGCTCCTCGGCTTCCGCGGGCTGAGTAATGACCGCGTGTGGATCCAGCTAGTTGCTCTGTAGGCTACTACAATAGTGGGCCTCTGCAGGCTACTAAGAATAACCCATATTCTACTTTGAAGATCTGCAAGAGTGTCTCAATATCCGTCTTCCCATATTTCTTCTATATGTGCCTAATAATACAGATTTCCTAATCTACTAAAAAAAGGTACATATTCCCTCATCTAGTAGAAGTTCCTGATTTCCAGGATCGCATTATTGAGTTCATGGTGGCTCTTTTCTTGGCCATGTTAGGCCGCGAGCTTATAAGTAACATTGCTTACTTTGGCACTCCTGCTATCAATGTTCCATTGCGAGACCTCACGACGAGCTCAGGAAACAGTACTATACATGGTATCTGAAAAAGAATCGACCTTCTGATTGAGGTATGCCCtaccagtgtgtgtgtgtgtgtgttctcctTTCAATTGAGTGAATTCTCTTCTCTTCTTCAGCCCCTTGCATAGCTCTGACGTAAGTGGCACTAGTGGTGTTCTCAGGTGCTACGTGTTACCTACATATGTTTTGTATTCTCTTATTTAGACTGACTGAATACTAGGAACTAGGCGTTTGAGTCCATTCAGCGGACTCTGCTAGCTAGAGTGCTCTCCACGATTTAAATTGTGGAGAGTTCTCACCTCAATGGGTCGAAAGATGGATTTTGCCCCTTTGCCTAACGTGGGCCAGGTTAGTCAGGCGTTGAGCGTGCCAACGGCCGGACGCCCGCAAAGCCTCCCCACTTTGTCTCTGGTTTGCGGGGTAAATAGCGTCCGGACCGCTTAATGGACGGATGCAGAACCACGTTGGATGGCACAACACGTTCATACTGCGCGATCCGGACGGTTGCAGCCTTTCAGGTAGTTTGAGGGTCaccgttgaagatgcccttaatTAGCTTATTCCCGCAATATTTTTCCTAAGAAAAGTTTCCTTATTACTTTATTAGGCCTTAGGTATAAATCTTTTTGGAGGCGAAGCCAAGTAGCCAACTCCCCACCCACCCCGAGCTTccatagccgccaccgccgccgccggcggaaGCGGGGGTGGTGGTTGGTGGCAGCGCCCGGCCGCCGAAAGTGGCGGGTGTGGTCAGCATGCCCCGACAGGCCTCCCTCACGCGGGGGAGCGACGTCATCCGGGCGGCACGGGTGTGGTGCTGAGGGCGCACGGCGCAACTTTGCAACGGAGAGGAGGAGCGCAGCTGGGGTTCGCAGGAGGAGATGGTCTCGGCGCAGTGGATCCTCCTAGAGGTGACGGCGGCGCGATGAGCCCATGGTGGCGTGGCAGAGCTCGTCCAGGAGTGGTTGTCCTTGCAGCGGCCGAGCATGCTGCAGTTCGCGGACGCCTCTGTCGTCGTGCCTATTCCAGGTACCCTGGTCGTGGAAGATGGAGGTGGCAGCGCGGGACGGATTGGCCCGATCGGGGCCGTAGGGCCGCGACACGAGTATTTGCTGGACTAGGCCTGACAGCTGTTGTGTGCGTCAATTCTTGGTCGGGCTGGGAGAGAGATCTGCGGGTTGACAACCGTGGGGTTGCTTGTACTCTGTCCACACAAGACCCTACCTTGGACAGAGGCGGCACTGGTAGTAGGGTCGTGTGCTTCTGCCTGTGTGGGTCTTCGGTGGACCACGACATCTCGGCTACGCTGGTGAAGTGTTGCGGCTGCGGCGGAGTGGTCAACTTGGAGTTTGTGGCCCCAATCCAGAGGGCAGGGATGGAggtgtgcggtgattcagaagaaaTTCCAGACCGTATCCGGGTGTTGTCGGCGGCGGTGCCCGTGGGTGTCGTTCCCCGTCTTCGAGGTGTCGCCAAGGTATGTCGGCATCTCCATCGCTCGCTCTTGGGATTGATAGATATCTTCGGGCGAAACCCTAGGTTTTGAGTTGAACCGGTGTGATGGCGGTGTCCTCATTGTCGCTAATCTCTTGGGAGCATCGCGGTTGAAGATAGGGTCTTGACGTTCCATGTTTCGCTACTTCCAGTGCTCGCCACTGTCCAAGGTGAACTTCAGAGCGCAATGTATGTCGTAGCCGGTGAGTGCAAGACAGTGACTTTAGTGGACCGATCAAGTTCCGCCATTTACTTGCCACCTCCCTTTGGCATCAAGGGTGGATGGTGCATCAATGAGGGAAGTTTAGTTCGAGTTGGTGCTGTCTTCGGAGGTGACTGCCGTTGGTCAAGATGCTTCATGCTTAGTCTTGGACATGCTCTTTCTGTGCTTTGTAGTTGTGTCGTCGGTAGTGATTGTCTTCGCACTAGCCCTGGTGTGGAGTCTGCACTATGCTTGTTGTCGCAACAAGTTGTAGTCGTCTTGTAATTGAAATttgccttctataaaaatatggtacgcaTTCGCGTACTCTCAAAACTAGTAGAACCATATAAAGGTCTAGTTAGTGCCTTCTACTGATGCAAATAGGAATGCAAATTTTTGACCCTCGAGGTACCCTCTGACTCTTTTTAGTTGAACCAAATGAAGTATATTTTCAGTGGATGTAACTCTTTAAGATTTAGTTCATTCAGTTCTAAATTGGATATTCGGAAACAAAACGCAGATATTGATGTTGTGTTGCCCAACCACTGCGTAATAGATAAGCAGAACAAAAAAGCATGTCTATAGATATTTTATGTTGCAATTGTTACCCTAATTTAAAACAACTCCAATTTTAGACAGGAAAGATTTGTTTTCCCCTAATAATTGTCACACACATCCCAACTTTGAAAGCATACCATGAATTACATATGGAATCTCAGTTATGCCAGTATCTAGTTTTGATGTTTGGTgtccaagaagaaaagaaaagggagaACACGGTTAAGATGTTTGGTTGAGAGTTTTTTCCTCAAACAAGGGCCTACAACCTGCACTTACAAGTTAAGATATGAACTCCGGTCCTTGACAGAACCAACAGGGGGTTGATCTGCAGATAAATTATGGTATTGTATGGATAAGCACAATTTTGGGTTTTCTTTTCCATTTTTGTGTTGTGCGAACTGAGAAATCAATGGAATAGCAAATATGAATCACCTTACAAATTGAACCCACATCAGCTTTGTCATCTCGCTAAATTTACTTGTATAGATATATGCATATCTGTCTTACTACCTCGATTATGTTCATATTTTTGCAGTGTCAGACATATTGCGTACGTAGTTGGCTGGCTACATAACTAGTAGTCACAACATTATGGACAAGTTGGCAGCTGGAACCACATGGTTGGCCATAGCTATTTTTGTCATATCTGTTATAGCCACCAAGATTTCAAGATGGAAAAGTAATGCCCATCTGTCCACAAGACCACTTCCGCCTGTTGTAAATGTCCTTGCTCTGTTACCTTCGCTCTTTAACAAGGGTTTCTGGGTTACAATCAATGATCTGTATACAAGGTTTGGTACTGTATTTACTGTAAATTTGTTTGGACCAAAGATAACCATGTTGGTTGGACCGGAGGTCTCAGCTCATTTCTTCCAAGGTCTGGAGTCAGAGATAAGCTTTGGTAATTTCGCCGAGGTCACCATTCCCCTTTTTGGCCAAGAAGTTCTTTATGCTGTAGATACCGCAACTCGCAACGAGCAAGTAAATTTCGTCATTGATGTATTATTGCCATCAAAGATGCGGAGCCTCGTTGATCCCATATCGCAGGAAGTAGAGGTAAATCTAAAAGAGACCTTCACTTTATTTTTACTCCCTATGGCTTTTCTTCTATCTCGTTGTTAATTTTGTGGTTTCGTGTTTTTGCTTATTAATTCACCTGTTCGAGAGGCAGTTTGCTTGGGTAAGTTGACTACATTTGTTTCTTAAAAACTAAATATACATGTAGGACATGTGCATATGATAGCAACGCTGATGCTGATAAGGATATTAAATGATGGGCATACATGTCAACTTAGCCCACAAGACATGTCTAGACCCCTTTTTTTAGGGAAGGCACGTCTAAAATCCTTGTAAAACTACACACAGATTAGCAAGATGGTGTACTGGGCCTGGTTTTAGCATATGGCATTAGTTTTGGATAGAAGATATAGAGGACAAGAGTGGTGATACCATGCATATGAGCTGCACTTGACTGATCACATTCTTATACTACTATGCAGGCCTACTTTGCAAAGTGGGGACAAGATGGCATAGTTGATCTTAAACATGAACTTGAGCAGGTGCTCATGTTTATCTCATGTCGGTGCCTACTCGGATATGAGATTCAGGAGATGATGATGGAAGAAATATACTCATTGTTCCATGAACTTGGGAAGGGCTTAAACTTTTTCAGTTACTTGTTCCCACATATGCCAACTCCAACAAACCAACGACGcgacaaggcacacatcaggctgAAGGAAATATTCACCAAAATCATCAGGTCACGTAGAAGCTCCAACCGAGTTGAGGAGGATGTACTACAGAGGTTGATGGATTCCAAGTACAAAGATGGTCGCTCCACAACAGAAGCAGAAATTTCCGGCATAATCATGGCCCTCGTCTTTGCTGGAAAACACTCGAGCACTGCCGCTAGTACATGGACTGGAGCTTTCATGTTGAGCAACACCAAGTTCTTAATAGCTGCCATGGAGGAGCAAAAGCATATCATTAGCAAGTACGAGAACCAAATAGACTACAATGCCTTGTTAGAGATGGATACCCTGCATAGATGCATTAAGGAGGCAATGAGGATGCATACTCCATCGCAAATGTTAATTCGCAAGGCACATAAGAACTTCAAGGTGCAGGCCAAGGAAGGCAAAGAATATGACATACCTAAAGGGCATAACATTGTAATCCCCACGGCACTCAACAATAAGTTGGCACACGTTTATAGTAACCCTCATGTGTATGATCCAGATCGATTTGGTCCTGGAAGAGAGGAGGACAAAGTTGGTGGCAAGTTCTCTTTGACGACATTTGGTGGTGGAAGGCATATTTGCCCTGC
Above is a window of Triticum dicoccoides isolate Atlit2015 ecotype Zavitan chromosome 5B, WEW_v2.0, whole genome shotgun sequence DNA encoding:
- the LOC119307202 gene encoding obtusifoliol 14-alpha demethylase-like, encoding MDKLAAGTTWLAIAIFVISVIATKISRWKSNAHLSTRPLPPVVNVLALLPSLFNKGFWVTINDLYTRFGTVFTVNLFGPKITMLVGPEVSAHFFQGLESEISFGNFAEVTIPLFGQEVLYAVDTATRNEQVNFVIDVLLPSKMRSLVDPISQEVEAYFAKWGQDGIVDLKHELEQVLMFISCRCLLGYEIQEMMMEEIYSLFHELGKGLNFFSYLFPHMPTPTNQRRDKAHIRLKEIFTKIIRSRRSSNRVEEDVLQRLMDSKYKDGRSTTEAEISGIIMALVFAGKHSSTAASTWTGAFMLSNTKFLIAAMEEQKHIISKYENQIDYNALLEMDTLHRCIKEAMRMHTPSQMLIRKAHKNFKVQAKEGKEYDIPKGHNIVIPTALNNKLAHVYSNPHVYDPDRFGPGREEDKVGGKFSLTTFGGGRHICPAMAYAYFQIKLVWSHLLRNFELRLISPFPEADFSKLGQEPKGKVMISYKRH